The Caballeronia sp. SL2Y3 genome includes a window with the following:
- the galU gene encoding UTP--glucose-1-phosphate uridylyltransferase GalU, whose amino-acid sequence MLKVTKAVFPVAGLGTRFLPATKASPKEMLPVVDKPLIQYAVEEAMAAGITEMIFVTGRSKRAIEDHFDKSYEIEAELEARGKEKLLELVRSIKPSHVDCFYVRQAEALGLGHAVLCAEKLVGDNPFAVILADDLLYGRPPVMSQMIEVFDHYHSSVIGVEEIPPQETKSYGIIDGKEWEDNIVKLSGIVEKPEPAVAPSNLGVVGRYVLKPRIFDHIRALKPGAGGELQLTDAIQSLLSDEQVLAYKYHGTRFDCGSKLGYLKATVEFALRHPEVAKDFEEYLRTRSPVLEG is encoded by the coding sequence ATGCTAAAAGTTACCAAAGCGGTTTTTCCCGTTGCGGGTCTCGGCACGCGGTTCCTCCCCGCGACCAAGGCTAGCCCGAAGGAAATGCTGCCGGTCGTCGACAAGCCGCTGATTCAGTACGCGGTCGAAGAAGCGATGGCCGCCGGCATCACCGAAATGATCTTCGTCACCGGCCGCAGCAAGCGTGCCATCGAGGATCATTTCGACAAGTCCTACGAGATCGAAGCCGAGCTGGAGGCGCGCGGCAAAGAGAAGCTCCTGGAGCTCGTGCGCAGCATCAAGCCGAGCCACGTGGATTGCTTCTATGTGCGTCAGGCCGAAGCGCTCGGTCTCGGTCACGCGGTGTTGTGCGCCGAAAAGCTCGTCGGCGACAACCCGTTTGCCGTGATCCTCGCGGACGACTTGCTGTACGGCAGGCCGCCGGTCATGTCGCAGATGATCGAGGTGTTCGACCACTATCACAGCTCGGTGATCGGCGTGGAAGAGATCCCGCCGCAAGAGACGAAGTCGTACGGCATCATCGACGGGAAGGAGTGGGAAGACAACATCGTCAAGCTGTCGGGCATCGTCGAGAAGCCGGAGCCGGCGGTCGCGCCGTCGAACCTGGGCGTGGTCGGCCGCTATGTGCTGAAGCCGCGCATTTTCGACCACATCCGCGCGCTAAAGCCCGGCGCGGGCGGCGAGCTGCAACTGACGGATGCCATTCAGTCGCTGCTGTCGGACGAGCAAGTGCTCGCGTACAAGTATCACGGCACGCGTTTCGATTGCGGCAGCAAGCTCGGCTATCTGAAGGCGACGGTCGAATTCGCGCTGCGCCATCCGGAAGTGGCGAAGGACTTCGAAGAATACCTGCGCACGCGTTCGCCGGTTCTCGAAGGCTAA
- a CDS encoding sulfurtransferase TusA family protein, producing MEVHKEVDARGLNCPLPILRAKKALADMTSGQILKVLATDPGSQRDFAAFAKQTGNEIVESSSQDKTFIFLMRRR from the coding sequence ATGGAAGTTCACAAGGAAGTCGACGCACGCGGGCTCAACTGCCCGTTGCCGATTCTGCGGGCGAAGAAGGCGCTGGCCGACATGACGAGCGGCCAGATTTTGAAAGTACTCGCGACCGACCCCGGCTCGCAGCGCGATTTCGCCGCGTTCGCCAAGCAGACCGGCAATGAAATCGTCGAGTCGAGTTCGCAGGACAAGACGTTCATCTTCTTGATGCGGCGCCGCTGA
- a CDS encoding type II toxin-antitoxin system RelE/ParE family toxin — translation MTDEKEIRWVGSSYDDILEFPSAARREAGFQLGRLQVGLDPEDWKPFDDVGPGVREIRIRDTSGIYRVMYVAKFEEAVFVLHCFQKKSQATSTHDREIAAARYRAIVRERKART, via the coding sequence ATGACCGATGAGAAAGAAATCCGCTGGGTCGGCTCGTCCTATGACGACATTCTTGAGTTCCCTTCTGCGGCACGGCGCGAAGCAGGGTTCCAGCTTGGCCGTCTACAAGTCGGGCTCGATCCCGAAGACTGGAAGCCCTTCGACGATGTCGGCCCCGGTGTGCGGGAGATCCGCATCAGGGACACAAGCGGGATCTATCGCGTCATGTATGTAGCGAAGTTCGAAGAAGCCGTTTTCGTATTGCATTGCTTCCAGAAGAAATCGCAAGCAACATCCACGCACGACAGGGAAATCGCCGCCGCTCGCTATCGGGCGATCGTTCGGGAAAGAAAGGCACGAACATGA
- a CDS encoding helix-turn-helix domain-containing protein, with amino-acid sequence MNKVDTKVRHVTKRGANIFAELGFAPAEARRYQAESQALIGQTLLLKQQLMDELAAWIEAQNLKQADAAEILHVTRPRVSDVVNKKSSKFTIDSLVEMLARIGKPVSLVVG; translated from the coding sequence ATGAACAAGGTCGACACCAAAGTCCGGCACGTGACCAAGCGAGGTGCGAACATCTTCGCAGAGCTGGGTTTCGCGCCGGCGGAAGCACGCCGGTATCAAGCCGAATCGCAGGCGCTCATCGGTCAGACGCTGCTGCTCAAACAGCAACTCATGGACGAGCTGGCGGCCTGGATCGAAGCCCAAAACCTGAAGCAAGCCGATGCGGCCGAAATTCTCCACGTCACCCGGCCACGTGTATCGGACGTCGTCAACAAGAAGTCGAGCAAGTTCACGATCGACTCGCTCGTGGAGATGCTCGCCCGCATCGGCAAGCCGGTTTCGTTGGTCGTGGGCTGA
- a CDS encoding Gfo/Idh/MocA family oxidoreductase, producing the protein MSAVRVGIVGLGRLGRRHAENLAWHVPGARLVAACSPVDEERAWARERLPELALYADYDALLADASVDAVWLVTPTSLHARQIIAALEAGKHVFCEKPLSLDLAECDRVIEAHARHSHLHVMIGFVRRFDASYRDAFEQVGKGAIGRPFMVRSQTCDKNDPDGFFVRFAPTSGGLFLDCSVHDIDLARWMLGNPRAKRVFASGTIAIHEGLRECGDIDNGVGVVEFDDGRLAVFYASRTMAHGHDTQTEVIGTAGALSVGRNPRLNRVEIADEHGMRNACTPTFFERFEDAFLREAQAFVALLNDGTPTGLTLNDAREATRIGIALREAYGSGRPVDL; encoded by the coding sequence GTGAGCGCGGTTCGTGTGGGCATCGTCGGGCTCGGGCGGCTGGGACGGCGCCACGCGGAGAACCTCGCGTGGCACGTGCCGGGCGCGAGGCTCGTTGCCGCGTGCAGTCCCGTCGACGAGGAGCGCGCGTGGGCGCGCGAACGCTTGCCGGAGCTTGCGCTCTACGCGGACTACGACGCGCTGCTCGCCGACGCATCGGTCGATGCGGTGTGGCTCGTCACGCCGACCTCGCTGCACGCGCGGCAGATCATCGCCGCGCTGGAGGCGGGCAAGCACGTCTTCTGCGAGAAGCCGCTCTCGCTCGATCTCGCCGAATGCGACCGCGTGATCGAAGCGCACGCGCGGCATTCGCACTTGCACGTGATGATCGGCTTCGTGCGCCGCTTCGACGCGAGTTACCGCGATGCGTTCGAGCAGGTCGGGAAGGGCGCGATTGGCCGGCCGTTCATGGTGCGCTCGCAGACCTGCGACAAGAATGACCCTGACGGTTTCTTCGTGCGCTTCGCGCCGACTTCGGGCGGACTCTTTCTCGATTGCAGCGTCCACGACATCGACCTCGCGCGCTGGATGCTCGGCAATCCGCGTGCGAAGCGCGTGTTCGCGAGCGGCACCATCGCGATTCACGAGGGCTTGCGCGAATGCGGCGACATCGACAACGGCGTGGGCGTCGTCGAGTTCGACGATGGCCGGCTCGCCGTGTTCTACGCCTCGCGCACGATGGCACACGGGCATGATACGCAGACCGAAGTAATCGGCACGGCGGGGGCGTTGTCGGTGGGGCGCAATCCGCGGTTGAATCGCGTCGAAATCGCGGATGAGCACGGCATGCGCAACGCGTGCACGCCGACGTTCTTCGAGCGTTTCGAGGATGCGTTCTTGCGCGAGGCGCAGGCGTTCGTCGCGTTGCTGAACGACGGCACGCCGACCGGTCTCACGCTCAACGATGCGCGAGAAGCGACGCGCATCGGGATTGCGCTGCGGGAAGCGTATGGGAGCGGGCGGCCGGTGGATCTGTGA
- the iolG gene encoding inositol 2-dehydrogenase, translating into MTIDVAVFGAGRIGKIHAANLARQPGVRLKYVVDVNRDAAAALAEQHGAQVADIDGAMGDAAIGATVVCSSTDTHADLIMQSASQGKHVFCEKPVDLTLERARACADAVQRAGVVCMIGFQRRFDPTFSALKARVDAGEIGDPEMLIVTSRDPGAPPVEYIKHSGGIFKDMLIHDFDIFRWMLDDEAETLHATGSCLSDPAIADAGDIDSTAVTIRTKRGRLCQINTARRAAYGYDQRFELLGSAGMLQAGNVRPTEVTAYSKTSVSTDVPEAFFLERYRAAYALEIAHFFDAVNHGKPVRTTVADGLKALELAEAATLSWREKRIVRLAEQAA; encoded by the coding sequence ATGACGATTGACGTGGCAGTGTTTGGAGCGGGGCGCATCGGCAAGATTCACGCGGCGAATCTGGCGCGGCAGCCGGGCGTGCGGCTGAAGTATGTCGTCGATGTGAACCGTGACGCGGCGGCCGCGCTTGCGGAACAGCACGGCGCGCAAGTAGCCGATATCGACGGCGCAATGGGCGATGCGGCGATCGGCGCGACCGTCGTGTGTTCGAGCACGGACACGCACGCGGACCTCATCATGCAGTCGGCATCACAAGGCAAGCACGTGTTCTGCGAGAAGCCGGTGGACCTGACGCTCGAACGCGCGCGCGCCTGCGCCGATGCCGTTCAACGCGCGGGCGTCGTGTGCATGATCGGCTTTCAGCGGCGCTTCGATCCGACGTTCTCGGCGCTGAAGGCGCGCGTCGATGCGGGCGAGATCGGCGATCCGGAAATGCTGATCGTCACGAGCCGCGATCCGGGCGCGCCGCCGGTGGAGTACATCAAGCATTCGGGCGGCATCTTCAAGGACATGCTGATCCACGACTTCGACATCTTCCGCTGGATGCTCGACGACGAAGCCGAGACGCTGCACGCGACCGGCAGCTGCCTCTCCGATCCGGCTATCGCGGATGCCGGCGATATCGATTCGACCGCGGTCACGATCCGCACGAAGCGCGGCCGGCTGTGCCAGATCAACACGGCGCGGCGCGCGGCGTATGGCTACGACCAGCGGTTCGAGTTGCTCGGCAGCGCGGGCATGCTTCAGGCGGGCAATGTGCGGCCGACGGAAGTGACCGCGTATTCGAAGACGTCCGTCTCGACGGACGTGCCCGAAGCGTTTTTCCTCGAACGTTACCGCGCGGCGTATGCGCTCGAAATCGCGCATTTCTTCGATGCCGTCAATCATGGCAAGCCGGTCCGCACGACGGTCGCCGATGGCCTGAAGGCGCTGGAACTGGCCGAAGCCGCGACGCTGTCGTGGCGCGAGAAGCGCATCGTGCGGCTTGCGGAGCAAGCGGCGTGA
- a CDS encoding MurR/RpiR family transcriptional regulator translates to MQDETSTDVLPVDDLMQRITDAYDSLPRQLKSVASYIEQHRQSVMMDRTSDIAASCGVHPSAVVRFAQRFGFSGFSDLQAVFRQAYAGGSTAQSYQQRIRKLIDEKAGVASGVSVAREFIAASRAGLDELEAGLDDAQFEAAVEMLEKAENIYVIGVRRSFAVASYIVYALGHTKKRVHLISGVGGMFREQIRSVKKGDVLIAISFAPYGKETQYCVRAAQHHGAATLVITDSQLSPLARHASASLLVKEGSAFAFRSLTSTICLCQALFIALAYRLELNVEESRETGGYDD, encoded by the coding sequence ATGCAGGATGAAACCAGTACCGACGTTCTTCCCGTCGACGACCTGATGCAGCGGATCACCGATGCGTATGACTCGCTGCCGCGCCAGTTGAAGAGCGTGGCGTCGTACATCGAGCAGCATCGGCAGAGCGTGATGATGGACCGCACGAGCGATATCGCCGCGTCGTGCGGCGTGCATCCGTCCGCGGTCGTGCGTTTTGCGCAGCGTTTCGGCTTCTCCGGCTTCTCCGACCTCCAGGCGGTGTTCCGGCAGGCGTACGCGGGCGGCAGCACGGCGCAGAGCTATCAGCAGCGCATTCGCAAGCTGATCGACGAGAAAGCCGGCGTCGCCTCGGGTGTATCCGTGGCGCGCGAATTCATCGCGGCGAGCCGCGCGGGCCTCGACGAACTTGAAGCGGGTCTGGACGACGCGCAGTTCGAAGCCGCCGTCGAGATGCTCGAGAAGGCGGAGAACATCTATGTGATCGGCGTGCGCCGCTCGTTCGCGGTGGCGAGCTACATCGTCTATGCGCTCGGCCATACGAAAAAGCGCGTGCATCTGATCTCGGGTGTCGGCGGCATGTTCCGCGAGCAGATCCGCAGCGTGAAGAAGGGCGACGTGCTCATCGCGATCAGCTTCGCGCCGTACGGCAAGGAGACGCAATATTGCGTGCGCGCGGCGCAGCATCACGGCGCGGCGACGCTCGTCATCACCGATAGCCAGCTTTCGCCGCTCGCGCGTCATGCGAGCGCGAGTCTGCTCGTGAAGGAGGGCAGCGCGTTCGCGTTCCGCTCGCTCACGAGCACCATCTGCCTGTGCCAGGCGCTTTTCATCGCGCTCGCGTACCGGCTCGAATTGAACGTCGAAGAATCCAGGGAGACAGGCGGTTATGACGATTGA